TgatgaactttccacttcagcAGAACATCTGTTCCAAACCTCATTAATTTTGGAAGAAGCTTGAGAAGAAAAGCGTTTAAGTTGATAAAATCGAAACATCAACTTATTAATTTCCATGTAGCATTCTTTTCCACCTCTTACTACCTTCAGACAACACTCTCTTGAAACAGGTTCATTCGTAAGAATCTCTTTAAGAACATCGCCACCACATTTTCCCTTATCAGTGGACACCATATTTTCCATGCAGGTTTCAATATACGTTTTGTATCTTGGTGGGAGGTTTTCTAGCATATAATTATTGTAATCTTCTGAAGCCGGTGATATTGCATCCAATGCATCAAACTCGCGACCAGGATTGACCAATGGTTCATTGTCAATATCTTCTTGACACAAACTTGGATACACATATGATACTAAAGTGGTGATTATGAAAAATGCCATGAAAATTGTCTTAGTTTCCATTCTGTATGATTagtatttaactttttaaaattgttttgttttttcctgTTACCATGATTTATAAGTGTATCTATTTATAGTAATCAAGTGGTTTTCAATGTTATTGATggtgatttttattaattaacaaaataacatttttagttgt
The sequence above is drawn from the Raphanus sativus cultivar WK10039 chromosome 7, ASM80110v3, whole genome shotgun sequence genome and encodes:
- the LOC130497757 gene encoding protein DOWN-REGULATED IN DIF1 11-like, with the translated sequence METKTIFMAFFIITTLVSYVYPSLCQEDIDNEPLVNPGREFDALDAISPASEDYNNYMLENLPPRYKTYIETCMENMVSTDKGKCGGDVLKEILTNEPVSRECCLKVVRGGKECYMEINKLMFRFYQLKRFSSQASSKINEVWNRCSAEVESSSSHDVSI